The following coding sequences lie in one Azospirillum humicireducens genomic window:
- a CDS encoding alpha/beta fold hydrolase, giving the protein MLIALPSVWPTAVRTALTLRAVLVVAVATMAAPWIGPAAAEARFTPGPCWFTVPDGEAALCGTVAVPERRDRPNSRSLRLPVAVLLSTARQPAPDPVLFLEGGPGASPFGSSEATEERMEVWWELSAPFRRARNLILFDPRGVGRAEPDTDCPELDGVAPTRGTRPVTREQRAALERAAVSACAARLETAGLDGTQFSTPVAAEDALDIATALGAQRINLFAVSYGTRVGLEILRRQGGRVRAAVFDSVYPPDVNAQEDAAWLAQRTYRRLFDDCAANRSCRSAFPDLEKRFLDLVERLDRNPVDIVVGDHETRRALRLTGGVTIAAGLEALAISEAIPLMPTIIDRAARGQYAALAEWAPINWLGDPEVADGLAFSTECRESVNTADPLKRADSARRYAPYGLVATDDPGQRVCRLWSSGHQEPAERLPVASPVPVLLLSGAYDPVTPPEWGDRAAATLPKSRHLVFRAASHIVTSSEDCAMAAAVTFIEQETVPATVCPGATKPPVFERP; this is encoded by the coding sequence GTGTTGATCGCCCTCCCTTCCGTATGGCCGACAGCGGTGCGCACCGCCCTGACGCTGCGGGCGGTTCTCGTGGTGGCCGTCGCGACCATGGCGGCGCCGTGGATCGGACCGGCGGCGGCGGAGGCGCGCTTCACCCCAGGCCCCTGCTGGTTCACCGTGCCGGATGGCGAGGCGGCCTTGTGCGGAACGGTGGCGGTGCCGGAACGGCGCGACCGGCCCAACAGCCGGAGCCTGCGCCTGCCGGTCGCCGTCCTGCTCAGCACTGCCCGCCAGCCCGCCCCCGACCCCGTGCTGTTCCTGGAGGGTGGCCCCGGCGCTTCCCCCTTCGGCAGCAGCGAGGCGACGGAAGAGCGGATGGAGGTGTGGTGGGAGCTGTCGGCCCCCTTCCGCCGTGCCCGCAACCTGATCCTGTTCGATCCGCGCGGCGTCGGCCGGGCGGAACCGGACACCGACTGTCCCGAACTGGACGGCGTCGCCCCCACCCGCGGCACCCGGCCCGTGACGCGCGAACAGCGGGCGGCTTTGGAACGGGCGGCGGTCAGCGCCTGCGCCGCCCGGCTGGAAACCGCCGGGCTGGACGGCACCCAGTTCTCCACCCCCGTCGCGGCAGAGGATGCGCTCGACATCGCCACCGCGCTGGGCGCCCAACGGATCAACCTGTTTGCCGTGTCCTACGGCACGCGGGTCGGGCTGGAGATCCTGCGGCGGCAGGGCGGCCGTGTGCGCGCCGCGGTGTTCGACAGCGTCTATCCGCCCGACGTCAACGCCCAGGAGGACGCCGCCTGGCTGGCGCAGCGGACCTACCGCCGGCTGTTCGACGATTGCGCCGCCAACCGCAGCTGCCGGTCGGCCTTTCCCGATCTGGAAAAGCGCTTCCTCGATCTGGTGGAGCGGCTGGACCGCAATCCGGTCGACATCGTCGTCGGCGACCATGAGACGCGCCGCGCCCTGCGGCTGACCGGCGGGGTTACGATCGCCGCCGGGCTGGAAGCCCTGGCGATCAGCGAGGCGATCCCGCTCATGCCAACCATCATCGACCGTGCCGCCCGCGGCCAGTATGCGGCCCTGGCGGAATGGGCACCGATCAACTGGCTGGGCGATCCCGAGGTGGCGGACGGGCTGGCCTTCTCCACCGAATGCCGCGAATCGGTCAACACCGCCGATCCGCTGAAGCGCGCCGACAGCGCCCGCCGCTATGCGCCCTACGGACTGGTCGCCACGGACGATCCCGGTCAGCGCGTCTGCCGACTTTGGTCTTCCGGCCACCAGGAACCGGCCGAACGCCTGCCGGTCGCCAGCCCGGTGCCGGTCCTGCTGCTGTCCGGCGCCTACGATCCCGTCACCCCGCCGGAGTGGGGCGACCGCGCCGCCGCCACCCTGCCCAAGAGCCGCCATCTGGTCTTCCGCGCCGCCAGCCACATCGTGACCTCCAGCGAAGATTGCGCCATGGCCGCCGCGGTGACCTTCATCGAGCAGGAAACGGTGCCTGCCACCGTCTGTCCGGGAGCGACCAAGCCGCCGGTGTTCGAGCGGCCGTGA
- a CDS encoding creatininase family protein produces the protein MQLHLSTWAEVEAYLKTSKGIIMPIGSTEQHGPNGLVGTDAICAEVIAKGVGDATGALVGPTIPVGMAVHHMEFPGSMTLKPSTLIAVLRDYVGSLAEHGFERFFFVNGHGGNIATVRAAFYEIHAENRALRGRDAPDLRCALVNWWENGEVGRLSRELYQGKEGSHATPSEVSVTQYAYPESIKSAAMEPEQAPAGGFHDARDFRRRYPDGRIGSAPGLARPEHGRQLYEAAVGAISAQYRAFLSEG, from the coding sequence GTGCAGCTTCACCTGAGCACCTGGGCCGAGGTCGAGGCCTATCTGAAGACCTCCAAGGGCATCATCATGCCGATCGGCTCGACCGAGCAGCATGGGCCGAACGGGCTGGTCGGCACCGACGCCATCTGCGCCGAGGTCATCGCGAAGGGCGTCGGCGACGCCACCGGCGCGCTGGTCGGCCCGACGATCCCGGTCGGCATGGCCGTGCACCATATGGAGTTTCCCGGCTCGATGACGCTGAAGCCGTCGACGCTGATCGCCGTGCTGCGCGACTATGTCGGCTCGCTGGCCGAACACGGGTTCGAGCGCTTCTTCTTCGTCAACGGCCATGGCGGCAACATCGCCACCGTCCGCGCCGCCTTCTACGAGATCCATGCGGAGAACCGGGCGCTGCGTGGCCGCGACGCGCCGGACCTGCGCTGCGCCCTGGTGAACTGGTGGGAGAACGGCGAGGTCGGCCGGCTGTCGCGCGAGCTGTACCAGGGCAAGGAAGGCTCGCACGCCACGCCCAGCGAGGTGTCTGTCACCCAATACGCCTATCCCGAATCGATCAAGAGCGCGGCGATGGAGCCGGAACAGGCGCCGGCCGGCGGCTTCCACGACGCCCGCGACTTCCGCCGCCGCTACCCGGACGGCCGCATCGGCTCCGCCCCCGGCCTTGCCCGCCCCGAGCACGGCCGCCAGCTGTACGAGGCGGCGGTCGGTGCCATCAGCGCCCAATACCGCGCCTTCCTGTCGGAAGGCTGA
- a CDS encoding YifB family Mg chelatase-like AAA ATPase, which produces MVARVNTVAFQGIEVLGIDVQVQMSGGLVAFTVVGLPDKAVGESRERVRAALHALGLALPAKRITVNLAPADVLKEGSHFDLPIALGLLTVMGVLPDAEIARYVALGELALDGALTPVAGVLPAAIDALANDRGLICPAACGGEAAWAGPDLDVLAPANLLALINHFKGTQVLTPPKPRMQEQDAPPPDLRDVKGNETAKRALEVAAAGSHNLLMIGPPGSGKSMLAARLPGLLPPLDPAEALEVSMIHSVGGLLEEGRLLRQRPYRAPHQSASLPALVGGGTRAKPGEISLAHQGVLFLDELPEFPRPLLEALRQPLETGKAVVSRANHHVTYPARVQLVAAMNPCRCGHLDDASLACARAPKCAADYQSKISGPLFDRIDLHIDVPAVSPADLSLPPPAEGSADIAARVAVARAIQAERYGGFGPYPAGRAVRTNAEADGELLEKVASPDAPGRALLTEAAERLKLSARGYHRVMRVGRTLADLDGMEGVRRRHIAEALSYRRIAPGR; this is translated from the coding sequence GTGGTTGCGCGCGTCAACACGGTGGCGTTCCAGGGCATCGAGGTGCTGGGGATCGACGTGCAGGTCCAGATGTCCGGCGGACTCGTCGCCTTCACCGTCGTCGGCCTGCCCGACAAGGCGGTGGGTGAAAGCCGGGAGCGGGTCCGCGCCGCCCTGCACGCGCTGGGGCTGGCGCTGCCGGCCAAGCGCATCACCGTCAACCTCGCCCCGGCCGACGTGCTGAAGGAGGGCAGCCATTTCGACCTGCCGATCGCGCTCGGCCTGCTGACCGTGATGGGGGTGCTGCCGGATGCGGAGATCGCCCGCTATGTCGCGCTGGGCGAACTGGCTCTCGACGGCGCCCTGACCCCGGTGGCCGGCGTGCTGCCCGCCGCCATCGACGCGTTGGCCAACGACCGCGGCCTGATCTGCCCGGCGGCCTGCGGCGGCGAGGCGGCCTGGGCCGGTCCCGATCTGGACGTGCTGGCGCCGGCCAACCTGCTGGCTCTCATCAACCATTTCAAGGGCACCCAGGTGCTGACCCCGCCCAAGCCGCGCATGCAGGAACAGGACGCGCCGCCGCCCGACCTGCGCGACGTCAAGGGCAACGAAACCGCCAAGCGCGCGCTGGAGGTGGCGGCCGCCGGGTCGCACAATCTGCTGATGATCGGTCCGCCCGGTTCCGGCAAGTCGATGCTGGCCGCCCGCCTGCCCGGCCTGCTGCCTCCGCTCGACCCGGCGGAGGCGCTGGAGGTGTCGATGATCCACAGCGTCGGCGGGCTGCTGGAGGAGGGGCGCCTGCTGCGCCAGCGCCCCTACCGCGCACCGCATCAGTCGGCCAGTCTGCCGGCGCTGGTCGGCGGCGGCACACGGGCCAAGCCGGGGGAGATTTCCCTGGCGCATCAGGGCGTTCTCTTCTTGGACGAGCTGCCGGAGTTTCCCCGTCCGCTGCTGGAGGCGCTGCGCCAGCCGCTGGAGACCGGCAAGGCGGTGGTCAGCCGCGCCAACCACCATGTGACCTATCCGGCGCGCGTGCAGCTGGTGGCGGCGATGAATCCCTGCCGCTGCGGCCATCTCGACGATGCTTCGCTCGCCTGTGCCCGTGCGCCGAAATGCGCCGCCGACTATCAGTCCAAAATAAGCGGGCCGTTGTTCGACCGCATCGATCTGCACATCGACGTTCCCGCAGTCAGCCCCGCCGACCTCAGCCTGCCGCCCCCGGCGGAGGGCAGCGCCGACATCGCCGCCCGCGTCGCCGTCGCCCGCGCCATCCAGGCGGAGCGCTATGGCGGCTTCGGTCCCTACCCGGCCGGGCGGGCGGTGCGCACGAACGCCGAGGCGGATGGGGAACTGCTGGAGAAGGTCGCCTCGCCCGACGCCCCAGGCCGCGCCCTGCTGACCGAGGCGGCGGAACGGCTGAAACTGTCGGCCCGCGGCTATCACCGGGTGATGCGGGTGGGGCGGACGCTGGCCGACCTGGACGGGATGGAGGGGGTGAGGCGCCGCCACATCGCCGAGGCGTTGAGCTACCGGCGGATCGCGCCGGGGCGGTAG